CAGTGCTGACAGAACTCTAGGGAAATCAGTGAATCTGAATAGAACTAGGGAGAGAGATTCTACCTCAGTAAGAGGCAGCAGAGCCAGCAGAGCTAACGACTTCCCCTAGAGAATTACAAAAACTTTAGTGTCTCTTGGTAATAGTATTCTTCCTAGTACTGTCCTAGGACAGGTGGTAATCAGAGAGAGATGAATCATTGGGAATTGAAAGCCAATAGACATAGAATAAGTTTTGGAGCCATCAAGGATGTAGGAGCAGAAGGGAAGGGTGCATCAGTGGGTATTCTATGTGGGTCCCGTTTTTAAACTCTTTGTTGGCACTTACATGAGAGTTCCTCATTTTCAAATGTATGCTGAGGCCAACTAATGCTTTCCTGTGTCTATGGCAGGCAATAGGATATGAGAAGACAACTATTATTACGTTCTAATTTATCTTTGAGTGAGGATTTACCCAAGAGGGCACTCCATACCACTTGCCTTGACTTGTGGTAACCTTTAGATGCCTCCAGCCCCTCCGAGTTCAACACGGTAGCCTTTCAATCTTATGGGGGTGATGAGGTTGAGAGGTTCATGGACCCCTCCAAGGACTGATGTACAGGAGAGGATCATCTAGAATGAATTtccagactcaagcattctttaagtcaaggtGGCAAAGGTTTACTCTTATGCTGTTACAGTGGGCAGAGCTCCTTAAGGAATTTGCAACTTAACAAGAATGATGCTAAAGGTAATATATGAAAAGTATGGATTATCTGGGAGATATACTAATTAGGTGATAACTTACAACCTTGGTCACAGGCCTCATTCGCTGCTGGAAACCAGGGGAAAGGGGATTGTCGGGGGTATATTTTTGGTTTGATACATCTgtagcaagatagctttgagagttgatatgtatagcttgacctctggattgaatatgataactttgggaatcaatTCATGATAATTCTGTGATTATAAGATAGTCctgtttttacaagagaatttcttcagaggtcagcttgttcttgtgatgGAGAAAGGCAGTTTGTCTtactggggcccactcatgagttattgctaggcAGTGTCTTTGGGttggggagaaaactgtcagggatagtgttttgaagctagggagTAATATGAtcttagaattggggtccaagcacaagtACCCCATCAGAGATGGTAGGGGAACTCCTCTGGCTCTGTATTTTCCCTAACCCACTATCAAcatggtgtatgtatgtgtttgtgtgtttatctCAAATAACTCCCAGTTAGAATATTGAGCTACCAAACCACAGGGGTAAATGAAGTAGCTCTTACCATTAAAAAACAGGTAAAGAAGTCTTGTGGGAAGGAAAATGGGTAGCTGCCTAACTTAATAAAGCCACCCTTACAATATTGCCCACTGTCCCTACTCCTTACCCCTCACTTCCCAGATATAGGCCCCTTGGACTCAGAACTCTGGGAAAAGGGTTGGGGAATGGAGGATATGGGGAAAGGAAACTGTGAGAGTAGATGATAAGGGTTCTGTCTGGATTCCTCCCTCCTTTTGAAAACCGGGGACTCCTATCAAGTCAgcatttcctcccctctcttcatCCACCTTCCTGTTCTTACCCAAAGTAAAGCATCTTGCCTCTCTGTAGGGTGAGCAGATAGAGGTATACTGCTCCTGGTAGGAACTATGAATTTGAAGAGCTCATGGGAAATGGTGAGTAGTGGGAGAGAAAGGTCATACCTGAGGACTGAAAAGGAACATTGACCTAGCTGGGGCTGAGGAGGGATCAATTTTTCAGTCTGGTGGATTGAGGGTGGTGGTAGTAGCAAAGAGCCAGTTGACTAAAGTGGTGGAAAGTGATTCTGGAAAGATTCAAGGGGGCTAGTGGGGTTAACTAGGGAGATGAGAAATAGGCGTCAGAGGAAGAAGACACTTGAGTCCTTTGGGGGTAAACAAGGGTTGAGAAAATAGTATAGAGAGACTTAGGGACAGATACCTGGGTCCTGAAGAGACTATGGGGTCAAGGGACTGGACACTTGAGTctttgggaggatcaaatggaGAGGAATAAgaagggagagattgggagacATTTTTGCCCAGCAGGGGGTAGGAAGGGAATTAGGAGCCTGGGAATGGGAGGGGGTGAAAAGTCAGGAGACTGGGTGGGTTTGGTCCTGGGTTCTTGTAAAATCTGGAATGTGAAAGAATAGGGAAGTAATCACCacactcccttttccccttccacaGGACCCCAGGCTACtcttacttctcctcctcctcctcctcctgggcCGCTCCTATTCCCAAACTCCCTGTGAGACTCATAAAGTGGGTAGCAAGCTGGAAACCAACTGTGAATCCCTTGGTCTGAAGTCTGTGCCATCGAAGCTGCCCCCAGATACTAACATCCTCTTCCTTCAGAACAATGCTCTGAAATCCTTCTTAACTTCTTCCCTTAGTCTTCTAACCCAACTCACTGAGCTCAACTTAGCTAAAAATAATATGAGTATCCTGGTGGCAGATGGGAAACTTCCACTCCTCTCAAACTTGGATCTCTCTGATAATGACCTAAAGACTCTTCCCCAGCTAGGgcactttctcccctctctcacaTTGCTTGACCTCTCCAGAAATGCCCTAGAGTCTCTGTCTCCAGAAGCCCTGACTGGTCTGGATTTCTTAGAGAACCTCTACCTTCAAGACAACAAGCTGAGGAGTCTGCCCCCAAACTTTTTGAAAGCAACACCCAAACTGCAGAAGCTGAACCTGGCAAACAATTACCTAGAACATCTGTCAGCAGACCTGTTGAAAGGTCTCGAAAATCTAAACACCCTCTTCTTACAGAATAACCAGCTCTCTGTCCTTCCCGTTGGCTTCTTCGGGGATCATCTCTTGCCTTATGTTTTCCTCCATTCCAATCCATGGAACTGCGACTGTGAACTTCGATACCTACGTCATTGGCTACAGGAAAATCAGGGTAATGTCTATGTCTGGAAGGAAGGTGTAGATGTCAAGGTCATGACTCCAAACGTGAGGAGTGTAGAGTGTAAGATTCCCTCTAGGACACCTGTCTACACCTTCTCTGCGAACTGTCCCGTCATTGGGGATTATGATTATGACAGTTATGATGGGTATGATGGGGTAACTATGACAGGGTTCCTGGATCATAAACTTACCACCATTTCCTTGGAGCATTCCACAGTCCTTAGTAGCTCAGAAAGGACCATGACAGAACTCATTACATCCCCAATAACCTCATTCCCAGATACCCAAACGTCCACCATATTCCTTAACAGCCCAGAAACTAGTGGGTTTCCACTAATGCCAGAACTCACTAAGTTCCTGATCTCCTCAGAAGCTACCACACTCCAGACCACCCCAGAACCCATTACATTCTCAGAAAATCTGGAAACTAGCTTCCCAGCCTCTCTAGAAACCACCATATTCCCAGTAACCTTAGAAAAAAGCACCTCTCCAAATACCCAAAGTTCCACTATATTCCTTAACAGCCCAGAAACTACGTTTCCAACAATGCCAGAACTCGCTAAGTTCCTGATCTCCTCAGAAGCTACCACATTCCAGATCACCCCAAAACCCACTGCATTCTCAAAGAATCTGGAAACTAGGTTCCCAACCTCTCTGGAAGCCACCACATTCCCAGTAACCTTAGAAAAAAGCACCTCCCCAAATACCCAAAGGTCCACCATATTTCTTAACAGCCCAGAAACTACTGTGTTTTCAACAATGCCAGAACTCGCTAAGTTCCTGATCTCCTCAGAAGCTACCACAGTCCAGACCACCCCAGAACCCATTACATTCTCAGAAAATCTGGAAACAACCAGATTCCCAACCTCTCTAGAAGCCACCACATTCCCAGTAACCTCAGAAGAAACCATGCTCCAAAGCACCCCAGAACTTGTCCCATCTCCATCCACAAATTCCACTGCACATATTTCTTCCACGCCTGTTAGCTTCCCCAGTCTCTCTTCAACTTTAACCCTCATGAAGTCCAACATTCTCCCACCAAATGAAGCTGTGGCTCTAGAAAGCTTAGGTGATCCCAGCgactcctcctctcccctttccatctcctgctgccttctctctctgaGGTTCTACATCTTTGGAATAGCTTGGGTTCTGGTCTCTTCCATTGTTCTCATTCTCCTCTTAGCTCTTGCCCAGCCCCCACCTCACCTGCCAAGGACCCATGCCTTTATGGAACACATCCCTAAACCATGGGCTACGGTCCACCTGGAATTCCTTAAGGGAAAGGAGGTGATAATCCCTAGAGCTTACCTTCTTTCTCTTGAGGGATTAATACCCTCCTTCCGTACCAGACTCTTTCTCTGGGTAAGGTCTAATGGCAGAGTGGGACCTCTGACTCTGAAGAGGAAGCCATCGGCCATAAGCCTGGGTAGAGGGGAAGACCTGCTGGGGTCAGTCAACATCAGGTATTCAGGTCACAGCCTCTGAGAAGTGCTCCTATAAACAAACCCTGTCGTGTTCAGCTTCCTAAACAGAATCTAGTACCCTGAATGACTTGGGAAAGATTAAGTGTGGATGTGGCATGATCTTCTGAAATTTAGAGGCAGTATCTGAACCCATAATAAAAATTTCTTCCAGTAATCAGTTCTTATTGTGTGTACTGgataggagtggggagggaaagattTGGGGTCTTGGGAGTGTTATGATATACTGGTGGGGTAGGAGGACCTACATTGCCACTTTCCCTCTCCTCATCACCacaattttttttatctgaagTGGTGGTGGGACATTCAAGGAGAGATGTTCCAAAAATAGTTGGAGAGGGGTTCAAGTGGGTAACAAAGCAGGAATCAGAGATAGTGGCAAAGAAGACCAACCCAGGGATAGGGGGAAAGCATTGGAGGAAACAGATATGGGGCACAGTATTAGGAGGGAAAAGACTAAACTTCTGGGTCACATGCATTAATGTTTTTTAATTGCAAAAAAGTTTAGCTTTTTCTTAAGTTTGAGTCATGGAACTCTCTTGATGCTCTTGATGTAGAGGAAACTCTATATCACAATGTCTTGGTGGAATACCCCCATCCCCAAGTGGAATCCTTTGGGGAAGAGGAAAATAGGTAGATTGTTCTCCTGCAACCCCAGGGTCCTCCAGTGCTAACTTCCTATTCCCCAAAATCTCAAATATTTTATCTCCTGGAAAGACTTTCGCCTCCAGTTACCTTCCCAAATGAGTTCCAACACagacctttctcctttccttgagTCATCTTCTTTCCCAACACCTAACCTCTTTTCCCAGCACCCAGCATAAATGGAACAAGTATTTAGAATTTCAACTCAAAAACTGTCTCCTGAGCATCAGCCCCACATCTCCAACCTTTCAAGACACCTCTTCTTGGGTCTCCCACCACttcaaactcaaaatttcaaaatccAGACAAATCTCAATCTCCCCAAGCCTTCCACCCACCTCTATTTGACTTCACTATTCAATGCCAAAGGAAATACCATCCTCAAAGTCATCCAGGTTAAAAATATGAAAGTCTCTTTACTATGGAATATCTTTACTATGGAATGACTCACCAGGTTCAAACCTGACACATCACAGGTTTTAAAAGGGTTAATATTAAAAAAGTTTGTCCTCTCTACTCTTAAAGACCCTTCAATGACCATCTTTGTTAATTTTAGTTTGCCTATGGGTTAAGTAGCCAATGATCATATTCACATTTACACCTTCACATTTTGCAATtgcaaaaaacccaacaaatatttatctttTACAGATAAAAGGCCAGAAGATGCTACCCCACCATTCATCTTTTATGCCTGTTTACCTTACTTCCCAACTGACCATAGCATAGAATGCTTTCTCCGACATTATTAGTAATACCCACAGaacatcagagctagaaggggcctgtAAGATCACTGaatccaatctcattttacaaatgtgaaaactgaTACCCTGAGATCAAGTAATgtgcttgaggtcacacagctggttttAAGCTTATGCTTTGTTTTTAACTCAGTGGAATatttactcccttcccccaatgcCAATGGGGTCTGTTGAACATCCATCACCATTTTTGTTGGGACTGTTCCTTTCCCATACTTTGGGTTTCTTTGCCTTCCTGGTCCTAGCAGAGCCTACTGCTCCCTATCTCCATCTTGGAGTGGGTATTAAGAAAGTGTTAGAGCCAGAGAAAGGTTCAGGTTACATCAAAGGGCCCAAATGATGCAAATGGTACAAATGCATCAAAAGCACTGTCCTGGAATCTAGAGACTTGGATTCTAGTGTCTGCCATTGCATGACTATGGAGTTTACTTTCCCTGTCTAGctcttaatttcctcctctataacaTGAGCGTTGAACTGGATGTGCTCCAAGGTCCCTTCAAAACAGATGTCATTACTTTGATTTGCTTATACCATTAAAATGTTGATAATCCTAACCTAGCAGAAGAGTGAGAGTCTAGATGTAAACTTGAACAACTTGACCTCAACTCAACCTTTCCAGCTTAAGCCATCTAGCAAACCattcataaatgaagaaactcaaagcccagtgacttacccaagatcattacaggtagtaagcagcagaggtagaatctgaaacctgatcctaattccaaatccaaggACCTGTTGCACTTCACTCTCTTACTCCCCTAAATGACCCTTCCCACCCCCCCACAACCAGATAGCTAGGTTACCTGCTTCCTTGTTCCCAAAACACATCTTATATCTCCCCTTTCCTTTATCTTTGTAAATCCCAATTTACAGAGTTGGATTTAAGTCCCTGTTCCCCCCCCGATGCTGCATATTATTTCCCTGAATAGATTATCCGGGCCCCCCACCAGTAGCAACTTGTCTGTCTCCAAACAGGGAGGCGTTCATCAGTGCTCACTAGAAAGACTGGTCCCCATTCACTGACTCTACTAATATTGCTCACTTGTCCCATCCACCCTCCCTTCAGACTGCTAAGTCAATTTGTCTCCCACATTCTTCCTTTGCAGCATTTGGGCTTCAGCCCTTTCAAGGGACATCCATCTCCCACTCCAGCTCCCAACAAAAGGGAATATAAGAAGTGCAGAATGTTTTCATGACCCCCAAAAAAGTCGAAGTAATGACAAATCCCTTACCatagttaaatatattttcataaaatcatcGTGTATTTTTACCAtaatttttaagataaaaaaaaaaggcatagacAACCTGTTCCTCAGGAACCTGATCAATCAAAGCAGCCCCTTTCCTCAGGCTGAGGGAGGATAGAGTATCCAAGCACACAGTAGGGGCAAACAGCTCTCTTTTCCTACCTCTTACTTCCTTATAACTGTCACTTGTTAcaacagaaatgaggaaacacGTGGAGTATGGAGGGGCCCTGGTCTTGATCAGTGTGGAAGCTGAGCAGACACCAAATTTCAACCTGTCTCTTACTAGGCATTTACTAGGTCCTTTGCTGGGGATGGGGACTAAAAGAAGTATTCTACTTTACCATGAGGCCTCCCTGCCTACATAGGCACTCTCCTCTGTTCTAGCTCCTctgcttccttcctcttttgtCTCCTACTAACTTAGTTTCCCTGCTTGGGAAGCAAGCAGAAATACTCTATCAGTCAACTGTTCCATGGAACTTAAAATTATCCAAAATGTTGCTTCTGCCAGGCCCTCTttatcctcctccctcctccatggGGTGTTCTGGGGTAGAGGTTCCAAGAGTTATGAAGAAAAGTCCCAGGATCTTTGGGGGGAACCTAGAGgccacaggaaaagggaagtaGAGTCCAAGCTGGAGCAGGGGACAGatcaaagtcctttatatcagGAGAAAccacatgggggggggggaagaatggAGATGGGGGAAATAAATAGAATGGGAAGCTGAGGAGGACAGAATCCAGACATCCCCTTTGGAAGGTGAATGTATGGTAAGGGCTGGGAGAACTGAAGCTCATGGGGGTGTGGCATGGTAGGGACCCCTCAGATCCCCATTCCTGGAGCCATGTCCTCCTGGTCCTCAGGCACCTTTGAGGCTCCTCAACCACTGAGAAAGAGCTTCTTGTAAGCTTTGTTCATCTGCTCCAGGAAAATAAAGGTGAGGACAGTATGGGGGCCAAGCCGGGCATAGTAGGGAGTGAATCCCTTCCAGAGGCTGAAGAATCCTTCATATCGAATGACCTTCACCAGCACATCCTGTCAAGGAACAAGGGGTGGGCTTGGAGGATGAGAGGAACACCAACCTCTCCCCACCTACACAGTTCCAACCAAAGGACCCAAATATGAAGATTCCCAGGCCTAGGTCCACGGATGAATACAGATCAGATGTTTTACATAATATTAGCTTATTATAAAGAAGAGATAGGTGAATAACTTCTCTGAATTCCCCAAATTCTTACCAGTCCATTCTTATACTCAGGCTTCCCATCAATCATTCGCATATTCTGGATCCTGAGGTGAATACAAGGAGGGGTAAATAACAGGTTAGAGCTGTGGGGAAAGCTGGGGCCTAGGTGGGATGGAATGAGACCAAGGCTTACAATCTTTGATGATagatttaaaataagaatagCCCTTTAAAGTTTTCTAGTTTCATTTTACCATATTacaaatagagaaaaatgaagaaaagagaccaggtcttcttgactccaagtccagagctcaaAAAATAGTATGGTTTGCTGTCCTACTGAGCTACCATTTCCTCCATCTGAACAATGTTAAGTGCATATGTGAAAACCCAGAcatccttccccctttctcttagaGACTCTGAGCCCACCTGGTTTTAACAATGTCCACAGGCATAGAGGCTGCTGTGGTGACCAGCCCACTGATCATACTGGCGCAGAAATGACAGAAGATGTTGTCAGAGAAGTAACCTATAGTGGCAGGGGAAAAAGATGTGTCAGTTTAAATCCTTGGAATGACTGGAGCACGAAGGACTGGGGACCAGATGCTCAGGTGGGTGGGGAAGGTCTGGGGCTCACCCGAATCCAAGAGAAACTGTTTAGACTGTGAATAGGAAGCAAGCTGGGCGGCATTGACAACAACAGCTCTAGCCATGGTAGGGATACAACCCTAGCAttaagagaaaaaggaatgtGTCAGCCCCCTACTTCCTTTTGGaccccctcccctttccatgCTCCCCCCTAATCATCAAGCCTCTTCCACTCACCCTCCAAAGGGTAGGGACCCCCTCTTCCCGGGTAATCCTCAAGAGTGCATCAAAAACATTCTTGTAGCCTCTACGCTGATCCGGGGGCAACCTGCAGAAAGTGAGTAATGGTGAAAATGGGAGAGGATGACAGGAGAGAGGATCTGGAAAGAGCTAAGGTCATGAAGGAAAAAACCAAGAGTTACCAACTGATAATGCCATTCTCTTTGCATTACAAAGAATCACAGCACTTCAGAGCCAAAAagtcaattccctcattttaccagtTCAGAGAAATAAACTGACTTGCCCCAAAATTGGAGGGGAAGTAGTGAAACTAGAACTTGTGCCTCCTGATTGCTAATTGACTGGTTTTTTTCAGGCTAATGGCCCAGAGAGAGGATGGGGTCCTAGGTCCTTAGGGAGGATTTAGGCATGACTCACCGACCATCAGCAGTCATTCGAATCAGGGCAACTTCAGCAGGTGTTCCCACAAAGGCTCCTGTAGCACCTGCTGTCATGCCAATCACAGCCTTCAGCAAGAAGCCAGGGGGTGTCCCATCTGCCCCAGTCAGGCGCTCAAAGAGAACAGTGTAAATGCCAAGGCGAGTTGTTGTGTAGGTTGCCTGGCGAAGGAGCCCGGCAGACAGCCTGATGGAAGGTGAAAGCAGGTCAGGCACTCCAGAATCAAAGCCCAATGGGAAAGGGAAAACCCCTTCCCTGGCCCTTCCTTCTCATAGTTTGGAGAGAAGGGCTGGGCATGGTGCCACACAGCTGCTAGTCCTCATGCCTCACCTACAGTGCCtgcccccttcctttccccaaagGCCCAGACCTCTAACTCCCAGGTCCCCAGTCCTAGAATTACCCTGTGTAGATGCCCCTTAGCCCTTCATTCCTCAGGATGCTGGTGAGGGCGTGGAAGCTGGTCTTGTATTCACGGGTCTTGGCCCCTTCCCCACTCAGCTGCATTCGGTTCTTCACCAGGTCTAGAGGCTGCACAAAAACAGTGGCCCCCATCCTgaggtgggggaagaagggggcTCAGAGACGGACCCTCACAATCTCCATCCCGGGTGCCTCGGGTGCTCAGACGGGCACCACGTAAAAGTGGACGGGCCATGGGTGCCAACCGAGGTCCGAATTCGGGTTAAGTGTTCACGCAACTTTCCAGAGATTGGCTGGGCCAGGCCAGGGGGTCGCGCTGCGCTCGGGGCGGCACGGCGGGTTGCAATGACCCGGGGATCTGCAGGCCCGAAGGCCAGAGAAGGGATGGAGGTGTGACGGGGGCTCCGTGAAGGAGGGCCACACGTCAGGCAGTCCGGGGCCACCGTGCAATGGGGGCCGTGCGGCGCAGGGGCGGCGGGGGGGGGATGGGCCGGGAGCAACGTCCGCGCTGCCCCGAGGCCGCCCCCGAGTGCAGCCTCGTCGGTCCGGAGAAGCGCTTAGCTTCCAGCCCGGGCCGgtagatgggtggggaggagaacGCTTACCCGGCCAGGCCCCCGAACAAGAACTTGACCGATTTGGGGGACGTGCGGGGCTTCAAAGTCACCTCGCTGCCCCCCGGAggtgccgccgccgccgccgccatctCCACTAATGCCCAGCTACACCAGGGAGTCGCGAGCGCGCGCCCCCCCCACGCACCCAAGGTGACACTGCGTGCGCGCGCACGCGTCCTTGCGTGAGCTCTCTCCACCAGCCCAGACAGCCCAGACAGCCCCGCCTCCTCCCCAAACCCCGGGGTCAGCCCCATCACCACTTCAGCGGGAGGTTGGCACGCAGGCGCACAAAGAGGCGACCGGAGAGAGGACGGAACCAGAATAGTGAAGCGCAGGAATGGAGGCGGAGCTTAGAGGA
The DNA window shown above is from Notamacropus eugenii isolate mMacEug1 chromosome 2, mMacEug1.pri_v2, whole genome shotgun sequence and carries:
- the GP1BA gene encoding platelet glycoprotein Ib alpha chain, with the translated sequence MNLKSSWEMDPRLLLLLLLLLLLGRSYSQTPCETHKVGSKLETNCESLGLKSVPSKLPPDTNILFLQNNALKSFLTSSLSLLTQLTELNLAKNNMSILVADGKLPLLSNLDLSDNDLKTLPQLGHFLPSLTLLDLSRNALESLSPEALTGLDFLENLYLQDNKLRSLPPNFLKATPKLQKLNLANNYLEHLSADLLKGLENLNTLFLQNNQLSVLPVGFFGDHLLPYVFLHSNPWNCDCELRYLRHWLQENQGNVYVWKEGVDVKVMTPNVRSVECKIPSRTPVYTFSANCPVIGDYDYDSYDGYDGVTMTGFLDHKLTTISLEHSTVLSSSERTMTELITSPITSFPDTQTSTIFLNSPETSGFPLMPELTKFLISSEATTLQTTPEPITFSENLETSFPASLETTIFPVTLEKSTSPNTQSSTIFLNSPETTFPTMPELAKFLISSEATTFQITPKPTAFSKNLETRFPTSLEATTFPVTLEKSTSPNTQRSTIFLNSPETTVFSTMPELAKFLISSEATTVQTTPEPITFSENLETTRFPTSLEATTFPVTSEETMLQSTPELVPSPSTNSTAHISSTPVSFPSLSSTLTLMKSNILPPNEAVALESLGDPSDSSSPLSISCCLLSLRFYIFGIAWVLVSSIVLILLLALAQPPPHLPRTHAFMEHIPKPWATVHLEFLKGKEVIIPRAYLLSLEGLIPSFRTRLFLWVRSNGRVGPLTLKRKPSAISLGRGEDLLGSVNIRYSGHSL
- the SLC25A11 gene encoding mitochondrial 2-oxoglutarate/malate carrier protein, with product MGLTPGFGEEAGLSGLSGLVERAHARTRARARSVTLGAWGGRALATPWCSWALVEMAAAAAAPPGGSEVTLKPRTSPKSVKFLFGGLAGMGATVFVQPLDLVKNRMQLSGEGAKTREYKTSFHALTSILRNEGLRGIYTGLSAGLLRQATYTTTRLGIYTVLFERLTGADGTPPGFLLKAVIGMTAGATGAFVGTPAEVALIRMTADGRLPPDQRRGYKNVFDALLRITREEGVPTLWRGCIPTMARAVVVNAAQLASYSQSKQFLLDSGYFSDNIFCHFCASMISGLVTTAASMPVDIVKTRIQNMRMIDGKPEYKNGLDVLVKVIRYEGFFSLWKGFTPYYARLGPHTVLTFIFLEQMNKAYKKLFLSG